One genomic window of Mauremys mutica isolate MM-2020 ecotype Southern chromosome 5, ASM2049712v1, whole genome shotgun sequence includes the following:
- the LOC123370797 gene encoding progonadoliberin-2, with protein MACQRPLLLLLFVVLVVSTHLSRAQHWSHGWYPGGKRELDLPQTPEASEEIKLCDGEECAYLRSPRKTIVNTLLADMLARQLQKKK; from the exons ATGGCATGTCAACGACCTCTCCTGCTCTTGCTCTTTGTAGTGCTAGTAGTCAGCACCCACCTGTCGAGAGCTCAGCACTGGTCCCACGGCTGGTATCCCGGAGGGAAAAGAGAACTAGATTTGCCACAGACTCCAGAG GCTTCAGAAGAAATCAAACTCTGTGATGGGGAAGAGTGTGCTTATCTGAGGAGCCCAAGGAAAACCATTGTGAACACGCTGCTG GCTGACATGCTGGCGAGACAACTACAGAAGAAGAAGTGA